The Pedobacter mucosus genome window below encodes:
- a CDS encoding YciI family protein encodes MFVVDLKYVVPLDELDKYMADHVKYLKKYYKKNIFVASGRKVPRTGGIILALAESEAALKIILMEDPFYKHRLADFTITEFLTSQHHPDLKNLLS; translated from the coding sequence ATGTTTGTCGTCGATTTAAAATATGTTGTTCCGCTTGATGAGCTTGATAAGTATATGGCTGATCACGTTAAATACCTCAAGAAGTATTATAAGAAAAATATTTTTGTTGCATCAGGCAGAAAAGTTCCTAGAACCGGCGGAATAATTTTGGCCTTGGCAGAATCCGAAGCGGCATTAAAGATAATATTAATGGAAGATCCATTTTATAAACACCGCCTTGCAGATTTTACTATCACTGAATTTCTTACTTCTCAACATCATCCAGACCTAAAAAATCTTCTTTCTTAA